The Pantoea vagans genome includes a window with the following:
- the mmuM gene encoding homocysteine S-methyltransferase, with product MSRNPVAEALTQHDTLILDGALATELEARGCNLADALWSAKVLVENPELIYQVHHDYFAAGANVAITASYQATPQGFAARGLDEAQSLDLITQSVKLAQRARDDYRATSGSEAALLVAGSVGPYGAYLANGAEYRGDYALPEAEMKAFHRPRVKALLDAGVDLLACETLPSFAEAQALVSLLAEFPDSSAWFSFTLRDAQHISDGTPLSQVAELVNAAPQVVAIGINCVALESVTPALQTLQALCGKPLLVYPNSGEQYDASSKTWHSAPSGCTLEDKFPEWQQAGARLIGGCCRTTPQDIAAIAACCQPQ from the coding sequence ATGTCGCGTAATCCTGTGGCAGAAGCGTTAACTCAACATGACACGCTGATTTTAGACGGCGCACTGGCAACCGAACTGGAAGCGCGTGGCTGCAATCTGGCTGATGCGTTATGGTCTGCCAAAGTGCTGGTGGAAAACCCTGAGCTGATTTATCAGGTGCATCATGACTACTTTGCTGCAGGTGCCAACGTGGCGATCACTGCCAGCTATCAGGCCACCCCGCAAGGATTTGCGGCGCGTGGCCTGGATGAAGCCCAGTCTCTGGATCTCATTACTCAAAGCGTCAAGCTGGCACAGCGTGCGCGTGATGATTACCGGGCTACATCAGGCAGTGAAGCCGCGTTGCTGGTGGCCGGTTCGGTAGGACCTTACGGTGCCTACCTCGCAAATGGTGCCGAGTACCGTGGCGATTACGCGCTGCCAGAAGCGGAGATGAAAGCCTTCCACCGTCCACGGGTCAAAGCCTTACTGGATGCGGGTGTGGATCTGCTGGCCTGTGAAACCTTACCGTCGTTTGCAGAAGCGCAAGCGCTGGTGAGTTTGCTGGCAGAGTTCCCCGACAGCAGCGCCTGGTTCTCGTTTACGCTGCGCGATGCGCAACATATCAGTGATGGCACGCCGCTGAGCCAGGTGGCCGAGCTGGTCAATGCTGCGCCACAAGTGGTGGCGATTGGCATCAACTGCGTGGCACTGGAGAGCGTGACGCCGGCACTGCAAACTTTGCAGGCGCTGTGTGGCAAGCCGTTGCTGGTCTATCCCAACTCTGGCGAGCAGTACGATGCCAGCAGCAAAACCTGGCATTCGGCACCGTCGGGTTGCACGCTAGAGGATAAATTCCCCGAGTGGCAACAGGCGGGCGCACGCTTGATTGGCGGCTGCTGCCGTACCACACCGCAGGATATCGCGGCGATTGCCGCCTGTTGTCAACCGCAATAA